Proteins from one Staphylococcus saprophyticus subsp. saprophyticus ATCC 15305 = NCTC 7292 genomic window:
- the rsmA gene encoding 16S rRNA (adenine(1518)-N(6)/adenine(1519)-N(6))-dimethyltransferase RsmA — MDYKDIATPTRTKALLNQYGFNFKKSLGQNFLIDVNIIHNIIDASDIDEQTGIIEVGPGMGSLTEQLAKSAKKVMAFEIDQRLIPVLKDTMRPYDNVTVINEDILKADIAHYITEHLTDCEKIMVVANLPYYITTPILLNLMQQKLPIDGYVVMMQKEVGERLNAQVGTKAYGSLSIVAQYYTETSKVLTVPKSVFLPPPNVDSIVVKLMKRPTPIVDIDDENKFFKMTKAAFSQRRKTINNNYQSLFVNGKVNKEKILEWLEAAGIDPRRRGETLSIKEFANLYNELQNFTELEF; from the coding sequence ATGGATTATAAAGATATTGCCACACCAACACGTACGAAAGCTTTACTTAATCAATATGGCTTTAATTTTAAAAAAAGTCTCGGTCAAAACTTTTTAATTGATGTGAATATTATTCATAATATTATTGACGCAAGTGATATTGATGAACAGACAGGTATAATAGAAGTGGGTCCTGGTATGGGGTCATTGACAGAACAATTAGCAAAAAGTGCTAAAAAGGTTATGGCATTTGAAATAGACCAACGTTTAATACCTGTATTAAAAGATACGATGAGACCTTACGATAATGTAACCGTGATCAACGAAGATATACTTAAAGCAGATATCGCACATTATATAACAGAACACCTGACTGATTGTGAAAAGATTATGGTTGTCGCAAACTTACCGTATTATATTACGACGCCAATATTATTAAATTTAATGCAGCAGAAATTACCAATTGATGGCTATGTAGTCATGATGCAAAAAGAAGTTGGAGAACGACTTAATGCACAAGTTGGTACCAAAGCCTATGGGTCACTCTCAATCGTTGCACAATATTATACAGAAACAAGTAAAGTATTAACGGTGCCTAAATCAGTTTTTCTTCCGCCACCTAATGTAGATTCCATTGTTGTAAAATTGATGAAACGTCCAACACCTATCGTTGATATTGACGACGAAAATAAATTTTTCAAAATGACAAAAGCGGCATTTAGTCAAAGACGTAAAACGATCAATAATAATTACCAAAGCTTATTTGTAAACGGTAAAGTGAATAAAGAAAAAATATTAGAATGGTTAGAAGCGGCTGGCATCGATCCTCGAAGACGTGGAGAGACACTTTCAATAAAAGAATTTGCAAATTTATACAATGAATTGCAAAATTTCACAGAATTAGAATTTTAA
- the rnmV gene encoding ribonuclease M5, with translation MKINEFIVVEGRDDTERVKRAVQCDTIETNGSAINESTLKVIAQAYETRGVIVLTDPDFPGDKIRNTIQKQIPGVKHAYIDKEKAKNKRGKIGVEHAQLSDIKEALMNVSTPFEEGHESISKDVLIDLGLIVGKDARHKREKLGRKLHIGHSNGKQLINKLNAFGYTEEDVRSALSDEEGSES, from the coding sequence ATGAAAATAAATGAATTTATTGTAGTTGAAGGTAGAGATGACACTGAACGCGTAAAAAGAGCTGTTCAATGTGATACGATTGAAACAAATGGTAGCGCCATTAACGAATCAACGTTAAAGGTAATTGCACAAGCCTATGAAACAAGAGGTGTTATCGTATTAACTGACCCTGATTTCCCGGGTGATAAAATCCGCAACACGATACAAAAACAGATTCCCGGTGTGAAACATGCATATATTGATAAAGAAAAAGCTAAAAATAAACGTGGAAAAATTGGCGTAGAGCATGCACAATTAAGTGATATTAAAGAAGCTTTAATGAATGTGAGTACACCTTTTGAAGAAGGTCATGAATCAATAAGTAAAGATGTTTTAATCGATTTAGGATTAATCGTTGGTAAGGACGCACGTCATAAAAGAGAAAAGTTAGGTCGCAAACTGCATATAGGCCATTCTAATGGTAAACAGTTAATCAATAAGTTGAATGCATTTGGCTATACAGAAGAAGATGTTAGGTCTGCTTTAAGTGATGAAGAAGGAAGTGAATCGTAA